The following coding sequences are from one Perognathus longimembris pacificus isolate PPM17 chromosome 13, ASM2315922v1, whole genome shotgun sequence window:
- the LOC125361861 gene encoding olfactory receptor 4C11-like translates to MPNNSTVTIFVLLGLTQDPQKQKLVFFIFLIFYGGTIVGNSLIMLTIKFSRTLGSPMYFFLFYLSLVDFCFSTSIAPRLLVDSLSAKKTISYNECMTQVFALHLFGCMEIFILIVMAADRYVAICKPLRYPIIMRRQVCIILTVFSWIGSFIHATAQIVLLIRLPFCGPNLIDHYCCDLQPLLKLACTDTYVVNLLLVSNSGVICSTSFLILIISYFVILYSLRNHSTEGRKKALSTCSSHILVVILMFVPCIFMYTRPPTTYPEDKMVTVFYTIGTPFLNPLIYTLRNTEVKNAMRNLWNVKMISK, encoded by the coding sequence ATGCCTAATAACAGCACTGTAACTATATTTGTATTGTTGGGGTTGACACAGGATCCCCAAAAACAAAAGCTGGTGTTTTTCATCTTCTTAATTTTCTATGGAGGCACAATCGTAGGGAATTCGCTCATCATGTTGACCATCAAGTTCAGCCGGACACTTGGcagccccatgtacttcttcctgttTTATTTGTCTCTTGTGGATTTCTGTTTCTCCACGTCCATAGCTCCCAGACTCCTTGTGGATTCCCTCTCTGCAAAGAAAACCATTTCCTACAATGAGTGCATGACCCAAGTCTTTGCACTGCATCTATTTGGTTGCATGGAGATCTTTATCCTCATCGTCATGGCTGCtgatcgctatgtggccatctgtaaGCCCTTGCGTTACCCAATCATCATGAGAAGGCAGGTGTGCATAATCTTGACTGTGTTTTCCTGGATCGGATCCTTCATACATGCCACTGCCCAGATTGTCTTGCTGATAAGATTGCCCTTCTGTGGTCCCAATTTAATTGACCATTATTGCTGTGATTTGCAGCCCTTGTTGAAACTTGCTTGCACGGACACTTATGTGGTCAACCTGTTGTTGGTGTCAAATAGTGGAGTCATTTGTTCAACcagtttcttgattttgataatCTCATATTTTGTTATCTTATATTCCCTACGAAATCACAGtacagaagggaggaagaaagctcTCTCCACTTGCTCGTCTCACATCCTTGTAGTTATACTAATGTTTGTTCCTTGTATATTCATGTATACTCGTCCTCCaaccacatacccagaagacaAGATGGTGACAGTATTTTATACCATTGGAACACCCTTTCTCAACCCACTGATTTACACACTGAGGAATACAGAAGTGAAGAATGCCATGAGAAACTTATGGAATGTTAAAATGATTTCAAAGTGA
- the LOC125361867 gene encoding olfactory receptor 4C11-like — protein sequence MSNNSTVTMFVLLGLTHDPQKQKLVFFIFLIFYGGTVVGNSLIMVTIKFSQTLSSPMYFFLFYLSLVDFCFSTSIAPKLIADSLSAKKTISYNECMTQVFALHLFGCMEVSILIVMAADRYVAICKPLRYPIIMRRQVCVILTVFSWIGSFIHASSQIGLLVRLPFCGPNLIDHYCCDLQPLLKLACTDTYVVNLLMVFNSGAICLTSFLILIISYFVILYSLRNHSAEGRKKALSTCSSHILVVILMFVPCIFMYTRPPTTYPEDKMVTVFYTIGTPFLNPLIYTLRNAEVKNAMRKLWNVKMMSK from the coding sequence ATGTCTAATAACAGCACTGTAACTATGTTTGTATTGTTGGGGTTGACACATGAtccccaaaaacaaaaactggtgtTTTTCATCTTCTTAATTTTCTATGGAGGCACCGTTGTGGGGAATTCGCTCATCATGGTAACCATCAAGTTCAGCCAGACACTCAGCagtcccatgtacttcttcctatTTTATTTGTCCCTTGTTGACTTCTGTTTTTCCACATCCATAGCCCCCAAACTCATTGCGGATTCCCTCTCTGCAAAGAAAACCATTTCCTACAATGAATGCATGACCCAAGTCTTTGCACTGCATCTGTTTGGCTGTATGGAGGTCTCTATTCTCATCGTCATGGCTGCtgatcgctatgtggccatctgtaaGCCCTTGCGCTACCCAATCATCATGAGAAGGCAGGTGTGCGTCATCTTGACTGTGTTTTCCTGGATTGGGTCCTTTATACATGCCTCTTCTCAGATTGGCTTGCTGGTAAGATTGCCCTTCTGTGGTCCCAATTTAATTGACCATTATTGCTGTGATTTGCAGCCCTTGTTGAAACTTGCTTGCACGGACACTTATGTGGTCAACCTATTGATGGTATTCAACAGTGGGGCAATTTGCTTAACCAGTTTCTTGATATTGATAATATCATACTTTGTCATCTTATATTCCCTGCGAAACCACAGtgcagaagggaggaagaaagctcTCTCCACTTGCTCGTCTCACATCCTTGTAGTTATACTAATGTTTGTTCCTTGTATATTCATGTATACTCGTCCTCCAACCACTTACCCAGAGGACAAGATGGTGACAGTATTTTATACCATTGGAACACCCTTTCTCAACCCACTGATTTACACACTGAGGAATGCAGAAGTGAAAAATGCCATGAGAAAGTTATGGAATGTTAAAATGATGTCTAAGTGA
- the LOC125361943 gene encoding olfactory receptor 4C11-like: MMPNNSTVTMFVLLGLTQDPQKQKLVFFIFSIFYGGTFVGNSLIIVTIKFSRTLGSPMYFFLFYLSLADFCFSTSIAPRLIADSLSAKKIISYNECMTQVFALHLFGCMEIFVLILMAADRYIAICKPLRYPTIMRRQVCVILIVFAWFGSFIHATAQIVLLLKLPFCGPNLIDHYCCDLQPLLKLACMDTYTINLLLVSNSGVICSSSFLILMISYVVILHSLRNHSAEARKKALSTCTSHITVVIIFFVPCIFMYTRPPTTFPVDKMVAVFYTIGTPFLNPLIYTLRNAEVKNAMRKLWNVKIMTK, encoded by the coding sequence ATGATGCCTAATAACAGCACTGTAACCATGTTTGTATTGTTAGGGTTGACACAGGATCCTCAGAAACAAAAATTAGTGTTTTTCATCTTTTCAATTTTCTATGGAGGCACTTTTGTGGGGAATTCGCTCATCATTGTCACCATCAAGTTCAGCCGGACGCTTGGcagccccatgtacttcttcctcttttatttgTCCCTTGCTGATTTCTGCTTTTCCACGTCCATAGCCCCCAGACTCATTGCGGATTCCCTCTCTGCAAAGAAAATCATTTCCTACAATGAATGCATGACCCAAGTCTTTGCACTGCATCTATTTGGTTGCATGGAAATCTTTGTCCTCATCCTGATGGCTGCTGATCGCTATATAGCCATCTGTAAGCCCTTGCGCTACCCAACCATCATGCGAAGGCAGGTGTGCGTCATCTTAATTGTGTTTGCCTGGTTCGGGTCTTTCATACATGCCACTGCCCAGATTGTCTTGCTCTTAAAATTACCCTTCTGTGGGCCCAATTTAATTGACCATTATTGCTGTGATTTGCAGCCCTTGTTGAAACTTGCTTGCATGGACACGTACACGATCAACCTATTGTTGGTGTCCAACAGTGGTGTAATTTGTTCAAGCAGTTTCTTGATTTTGATGATCTCATATGTTGTCATCTTGCATTCACTGAGAAATCACAGTGCAGAAGCCAGGAAGAAAGCTCTCTCCACTTGCACATCTCACATCACTGTAGTTATAATATTCTTTGTTCCTTGTATATTCATGTATACTCGTCCTCCTACCACTTTCCCTGTGGACAAAATGGTGGCAGTGTTTTATACCATTGGAACGCCCTTTCTCAACCCACTGATTTACACACTGAGGAATGCAGAAGTGAAAAATGCCATGAGAAAGTTATGGAATGTTAAAATCATGACTAAGTGA